A window of the Bdellovibrio sp. ZAP7 genome harbors these coding sequences:
- a CDS encoding TIGR02147 family protein: protein MSTSKPKPQVMDYVDYRQFLQAWYQYNKERSATFSFGTWTLQCGFKSRSFLQQVSIGKRNLGLDSIAPVLQSLKLSQIDGEYFENLVAYTHATNIRIKEYHFQQMLRLNKNQRGKKVSDVYNFLRNPKTPRVHLLLSLKSLTCTVEYVANTFNLPQKEALEILESIEACGLSYFDDESNSWKATEQDLDIPTELGNVALMAFHHKSLGEAQDALSAPINTRHFGTLLMTLNDNEYTLVKRDLEEFFDALSARYTSKELNGARIFQMNFNIFATSEVLKENTSHSGQKMESFTELPV from the coding sequence ATGAGTACGAGCAAACCTAAACCACAAGTCATGGATTACGTCGACTATCGGCAGTTTTTGCAGGCGTGGTATCAGTATAATAAGGAACGATCAGCGACATTCTCCTTTGGTACATGGACTTTGCAATGCGGTTTTAAAAGTCGCAGCTTCCTGCAACAGGTTTCCATCGGCAAAAGAAACCTGGGGCTCGATTCAATTGCGCCGGTCTTGCAATCTTTAAAGCTCAGCCAAATTGATGGCGAATACTTTGAAAATCTGGTGGCATATACCCACGCCACAAATATACGTATTAAAGAATATCATTTCCAGCAGATGTTAAGGCTCAATAAAAACCAGCGCGGAAAAAAAGTTTCCGATGTTTACAACTTTCTGCGCAATCCAAAAACTCCCCGGGTTCATTTACTTCTGAGTCTGAAGTCACTGACTTGTACTGTGGAATACGTGGCCAATACTTTTAATTTGCCCCAGAAAGAAGCACTAGAAATTTTGGAAAGCATCGAAGCCTGTGGACTATCTTATTTCGATGATGAATCAAATAGCTGGAAAGCGACTGAGCAAGATTTGGACATCCCAACGGAACTGGGGAATGTGGCCCTGATGGCTTTTCATCATAAAAGCCTCGGTGAAGCTCAGGATGCTCTCTCTGCTCCTATTAATACTCGGCATTTTGGAACCCTTCTGATGACCTTGAACGACAACGAGTACACGCTCGTAAAACGCGACCTGGAAGAGTTTTTTGATGCCCTTTCTGCTCGTTACACTTCAAAAGAATTGAATGGCGCCCGCATTTTTCAAATGAATTTTAACATCTTTGCGACCAGCGAAGTTTTAAAAGAAAACACGTCTCACAGTGGGCAAAAAATGGAATCATTTACGGAGTTACCAGTATGA
- a CDS encoding RNA methyltransferase codes for MIEISSKTNEHFRRWTDLASSRGIKKHGEFILMGEKLIQEFLANPNYKIKAEIVHEDLKSVTLTHPISKTQRIPIYKLPKAMFNEVDVIGTHFNLLVLEPKEIPALNPSAKAEGLEVIAPLGDPSNLGALARSAVAFKVSKIILTEESCTPYHPKAIKASAGALLKLPILKAGKFSEFVQSHGDIYALDMKGESVAKFNWPMNLRLVIGEEGPGFSGIKGLNRLAVPTEGVESLNATVAASIALFTYAQKHS; via the coding sequence ATGATCGAGATTTCTTCAAAAACCAACGAACACTTTCGTCGCTGGACAGATTTAGCATCTTCACGCGGTATTAAAAAACACGGCGAGTTTATCTTGATGGGTGAAAAGCTTATTCAGGAATTTCTAGCTAATCCGAATTATAAAATCAAAGCCGAGATCGTTCACGAAGACTTAAAGTCCGTGACTCTGACTCACCCGATTTCAAAAACTCAGCGCATCCCTATCTATAAACTTCCGAAAGCGATGTTTAACGAAGTGGACGTCATCGGCACGCATTTCAATCTTTTGGTGCTTGAACCCAAAGAAATCCCAGCACTGAATCCTTCAGCGAAAGCAGAGGGATTAGAAGTCATTGCTCCCCTAGGGGACCCTTCAAACCTAGGGGCCCTGGCGCGCTCTGCGGTGGCCTTTAAAGTCAGCAAAATCATCCTGACCGAGGAAAGCTGCACACCTTACCATCCGAAAGCCATCAAAGCCTCTGCAGGGGCGTTACTGAAGCTTCCAATTTTAAAAGCTGGAAAGTTTTCTGAATTCGTCCAATCGCATGGCGATATCTATGCCTTGGATATGAAGGGCGAAAGTGTCGCTAAATTCAATTGGCCAATGAACTTACGCCTAGTGATTGGCGAAGAAGGTCCCGGCTTTAGTGGCATCAAGGGCTTGAATCGCTTGGCTGTGCCTACTGAAGGCGTCGAGTCCCTGAACGCCACCGTGGCGGCGTCCATCGCCCTCTTTACTTACGCACAAAAGCATTCTTAA
- a CDS encoding 16S rRNA (guanine(527)-N(7))-methyltransferase RsmG — protein sequence MAHKNKTNYSPYKARQEARAQAIGAKFAAAAPSEQKGRHKKPESIFEVNEANDRLADIFRNHDFDLVNHQQRMQLAQFYRLLMLNQEKENFTRLLKLKDIAIKHFIDSIIIMKHTKLQFPLLDVGTGPGFPGIPLKIMYPNEQILLGEGVQRRVEFLKHVRTEMKLPKLDILGRNINKHCVYPVNGAITRAVEDIGNTLGNVINCLNIGGRVYFMKGPGVDPEIKMAKENWSEYFKLVEDTAYSLPHTPHERRMVVYEKIKHMALPEYDEGEEMLFEELSPEEKKRWAAYK from the coding sequence ATGGCACATAAAAATAAAACCAATTACAGTCCCTATAAAGCCCGCCAAGAAGCCCGCGCTCAAGCGATCGGTGCGAAGTTTGCGGCCGCCGCTCCTTCCGAACAAAAGGGACGCCATAAAAAGCCAGAGTCTATTTTCGAAGTGAACGAAGCCAACGATCGTTTGGCTGATATCTTTCGCAATCACGATTTTGATTTGGTCAATCATCAACAGCGCATGCAGCTTGCGCAATTCTACCGTCTCTTGATGCTGAACCAAGAAAAAGAAAACTTCACGCGTTTGTTAAAACTAAAAGACATTGCGATTAAGCACTTCATTGATTCCATCATCATCATGAAGCACACGAAACTTCAATTCCCGCTTTTGGACGTCGGAACCGGCCCGGGCTTCCCTGGTATTCCTCTTAAAATCATGTACCCGAACGAACAAATTCTTTTGGGCGAGGGCGTGCAACGCCGTGTGGAATTCCTAAAGCATGTGCGCACGGAAATGAAACTTCCAAAACTGGATATCCTGGGCCGCAACATCAACAAGCACTGCGTGTATCCTGTGAATGGTGCGATCACCCGCGCCGTGGAAGATATCGGCAACACTTTGGGCAATGTTATCAACTGCTTGAATATCGGTGGCCGCGTGTATTTCATGAAGGGCCCAGGTGTGGACCCTGAAATCAAAATGGCGAAAGAAAACTGGTCTGAATATTTCAAACTGGTTGAAGACACAGCGTACTCTTTGCCTCACACTCCCCATGAACGCCGTATGGTGGTTTATGAAAAAATCAAACACATGGCTTTGCCGGAATACGATGAAGGCGAAGAAATGCTTTTTGAAGAACTCTCTCCTGAAGAGAAAAAACGCTGGGCGGCTTACAAATGA
- a CDS encoding HNH endonuclease, whose translation MNLKYLNRIELDQRIKSLSAKERDLLHEVLLTIKEIDSRRTYLDMGFGSLFDYLVKGVGYSEGSAQRRIDAARLIRELPQVAEKIQSGELKLNQISLVQKASREVWKSQSKQVTAEQKMEVLESLIAKGHSESHQQVTAFFDLPAVQNSYQKVQADESVRVEFTLSKEAFAKVKIAQELLSHSLPTQDIGDFLEYLVDKVIKQKLGPANNSAEKHMAESGKAATEAREQEQKNQEDFRNQAAKIVPSEQITATMAAKSAPSPKDIRTLKAQQKCCQFKDPVTGNKCQSRWLLQVDHQQSRWAGGKHDLPNLQLLCASHNKLKYKKETGIRYL comes from the coding sequence GTGAATTTGAAATATCTAAACCGAATTGAACTTGATCAAAGAATTAAATCTCTTTCGGCGAAAGAGCGTGACCTTTTGCATGAAGTGCTTTTGACAATCAAAGAGATTGATTCTCGCAGAACTTATTTGGATATGGGGTTTGGCAGCCTGTTTGATTATCTTGTGAAAGGCGTCGGATATTCCGAGGGAAGCGCGCAGCGTAGAATTGACGCTGCAAGATTGATTCGGGAACTTCCGCAAGTGGCTGAGAAAATTCAGTCTGGTGAGTTGAAGTTGAATCAAATTTCTCTGGTGCAAAAAGCTTCCCGGGAAGTTTGGAAGTCTCAATCAAAACAAGTTACAGCAGAACAAAAAATGGAAGTGCTTGAAAGTTTGATTGCCAAGGGGCATTCCGAATCTCATCAGCAAGTGACAGCGTTTTTTGATTTGCCTGCTGTGCAAAATAGTTACCAAAAAGTGCAGGCCGACGAAAGCGTTCGCGTTGAATTCACATTGTCTAAAGAAGCCTTTGCCAAAGTAAAGATAGCCCAGGAGTTGCTATCGCACTCCCTGCCAACCCAAGATATTGGCGATTTTTTGGAGTACTTGGTCGACAAAGTGATCAAACAAAAATTAGGGCCTGCTAATAATTCGGCAGAGAAACACATGGCAGAATCGGGTAAGGCTGCGACCGAAGCAAGAGAGCAAGAACAAAAAAATCAGGAGGATTTTCGCAACCAAGCGGCGAAAATCGTGCCGTCAGAACAGATTACTGCCACGATGGCGGCAAAATCGGCTCCTTCGCCGAAAGATATCAGAACATTAAAAGCCCAACAAAAATGCTGTCAGTTTAAAGATCCTGTCACTGGGAACAAATGCCAAAGTCGTTGGCTCTTGCAAGTTGACCATCAGCAAAGCCGCTGGGCGGGAGGAAAGCATGATCTCCCGAATCTGCAGCTGCTCTGTGCTAGTCACAATAAGCTAAAATATAAAAAAGAGACCGGAATCCGGTATCTCTAA
- a CDS encoding PAS domain-containing protein: MSKQEADFSYHELFFSKTNRKGIIQSGNTVFVRVSEYEREDLLNRPHNIIRHPDTPRAVFKLFWNYLDANKPIAAYVKNKSKTGRYYWVFAMAFPLEDGFLSIRLKPSSKYFPIVQALYQDLTAQETMGLPLDEGITLIEERLRTLGFADYSDFMCRALLEEMSSRDHLLQSAEITEIKSQFQIEALEKFIHDSTMNTQAARLTFSKAYQLFEQTAPLFKDCEEILETCHKVKFVTLNLMVAASRLKEEGKPLGAVAANLQELTSQIAISSGHFEDVFKNYSKSVFEMFVAVAISRFQIEMMNQLAEETSLACQKKEDFDAETERSFQLNCEPIRYLINKNIQSVGEISEKLNHISKSLLSSIQTLNKVTSGMGVLHVVGKIEMARVGAGESLSSRLSEMDTLNSLFKQTLGNLERECKLNIKTCEDLSDKEDEIKSRLLKMS, from the coding sequence ATGAGCAAGCAGGAAGCCGACTTTTCGTATCACGAACTCTTCTTTTCCAAAACCAACCGCAAAGGGATCATCCAATCTGGCAACACCGTTTTTGTCCGAGTCAGTGAGTATGAGCGCGAAGACCTATTAAACCGCCCCCACAATATCATTCGCCATCCCGACACTCCTCGCGCGGTTTTTAAACTCTTTTGGAATTACCTCGACGCGAACAAACCCATCGCCGCCTATGTAAAAAACAAAAGTAAAACTGGTCGGTACTATTGGGTTTTTGCGATGGCCTTTCCCTTAGAAGACGGATTTTTATCGATTCGTTTAAAACCCAGTTCAAAATATTTTCCGATCGTACAGGCTCTCTATCAAGACTTAACAGCACAGGAAACCATGGGTCTACCTTTAGACGAAGGAATCACCTTGATTGAAGAACGCCTGCGAACTTTGGGCTTTGCTGACTATTCTGATTTTATGTGCCGCGCTTTACTGGAAGAAATGTCCAGCCGCGACCACCTTCTGCAATCCGCCGAAATCACCGAGATCAAATCACAATTTCAAATAGAAGCCTTGGAAAAATTCATTCACGACTCCACAATGAATACGCAAGCCGCCCGCCTCACCTTTTCCAAAGCGTATCAACTGTTTGAGCAAACCGCGCCCCTGTTTAAAGATTGCGAAGAAATTCTTGAAACCTGCCACAAAGTTAAATTTGTGACCCTCAACCTGATGGTCGCCGCCTCTCGCCTGAAAGAAGAGGGCAAACCTCTGGGTGCCGTCGCTGCCAACCTCCAAGAGCTCACCTCGCAAATTGCCATCAGCTCCGGTCATTTCGAAGACGTTTTCAAAAACTATTCAAAATCTGTTTTTGAAATGTTTGTGGCGGTGGCTATTTCTCGTTTTCAAATTGAAATGATGAATCAGCTGGCAGAAGAAACCTCGTTGGCGTGCCAAAAAAAGGAGGACTTTGATGCTGAGACTGAAAGATCTTTTCAACTGAACTGCGAACCCATCCGCTATCTGATCAACAAAAATATTCAATCGGTGGGAGAAATCTCTGAGAAATTAAATCACATCAGTAAATCACTGCTCAGTTCCATCCAAACTTTAAACAAAGTAACTTCGGGTATGGGAGTGCTGCATGTGGTGGGAAAAATAGAAATGGCACGAGTGGGTGCGGGAGAAAGCCTGAGCTCCAGACTTTCAGAAATGGACACCCTCAACAGTCTTTTCAAGCAGACCTTGGGTAACCTTGAACGAGAGTGCAAACTGAATATAAAAACTTGCGAAGACCTCAGCGACAAAGAAGACGAAATAAAAAGTCGTCTTCTTAAAATGTCTTAG